Below is a window of Dromiciops gliroides isolate mDroGli1 chromosome 5, mDroGli1.pri, whole genome shotgun sequence DNA.
GCCGGCGCCGGGCGCTGCCATCCGCCCTCCCCGGGCCGACCCCGGCCCGGGCCCTCAAGCCCGAGCCGGCCCGAGCCCAGTTGGCACCTGCCCTCAACCAATGACTTTTGCGCCTGGCGCGGCTTCCCCTCCCGGACTCTTTGTTCCGGTGCAAAAAAAgacccaccccaaaacaaaaacaaccaaaaccctCTGGGTCCAAGGGTCGTTTGTGGCCTAAAAGACCAGGATTTCAGCGCTGCTGGGGCTGTTTTGACAGTTGGGCTTCATCCGTTGCAGCCCCTGCTATTCACGGCCCCGGGGATGAGCTGGGCAAAGAAAGAGTTTGAAGAGGCGACCGGGGGAGGGAGAGTTTGTTTGCTACGCAGATAGACACACATTGGACCAGTTAGGATTGACCTGCCCGGGTGCAGTGCATCCTGCAGGCTTCTGCAAACAAGCCTGCACTGCTTCATTTCAGCATATTGCACATAATCTCAGCGCCGAGGAGCAACACGTATTTTACAGTGCTTTTTACAGCAATGGGGGCTCAGAAGGTGAACATTCTTCAGCAGCTCTATCAGTGCTCGCGGGAGTGTAGTACCTACCTGTACTGATTGGGGCTGGCGTGGAACAGGTGATTTTAGGCGATAGCATAAATGCAAAGGATGCTGGGGGAGGGAGACGCAGAAGGCTGTCTATTTTTGTACTCTTTCCCTGAACTTTTGAATTCATCgtctaatttttgttttaagtACGAAAGCTGaagttgaaaaaataaatacGTTATCTATCTATGAGTTGTAAGTCTACAAATACACAGGCACCAAGACCTAACTATATTAATatgcgggggggggggattatTTTAAACTAAAGGCTTTTCTTATTCTCGTTTTTCAACTGATCATAAAATACagcagtaaatatttttaaagggaaagctCGGATTTTCTGATCACTTAACACATCttagtgttttcctttttccagtGGCCACTGTAGAAACGAACTTTTCTCTATGTAACTTTTTTTGGTTCAATAAGGcgattaaaacaaaagaaagcaaaagattaTTTAATTGAAACTAATCGATAGCAATAATCATTAAGTTGTTTTTACTGCTTTGCAGTTGACCTTGTCTCCTCTCATTTCTCTGAATTTACCTCCCTAATTGTTGCATTATTTAAAATAAACCTATTGATGACAAAAGGTTATTTTTCTACCAAAATTGCTGCCTCTTAGAATATACCATTAGagatttcatatatattatcATTATCCTATGtatcattaattaatttattttagatCATCCAGACTTGAAACATATTGATCCTATGGTATTAAAACACAGTCATGCAGCAGTTGCAACTTGCATACTGGAagcaggaaagcagaaagctgacaAGTCAACTCTGAGGTATAGTTTATTTTAGTTGCCATTTTCCTTTCAAGAAGTAGGTTGTGTCCATTTAAATTTCAGAACTAAACtgtgctttttcttttcccagcACATGTCTAGAAGACTGTAAATTTGACAGAGAAAGAATAGAACTCTTTTGCACAGAATATCAGGTTATAGTAACATTCAACTTATTTTCATTACCAATTAATATTGTTTCTTCTTGTTAAGTTTGCAaagatgtgttttcttttttgttttaatagaaaAACAAGAATTCTCTGGAAATCCTATTGGGAAGGTAGGTACTGAATATAATATCAAGCTGAGTTACTCTTCATTTGCTGGTGGGTGAAACAAACACAGGACCAAAGCAAAGCTAAGGGACAAGTGAAACAACTGAATTTAAGTTAATGTTTATTAAGATAAAGTTCATTAAACATTTTTGCCACAAGTTGCTCTATTCCTCAATTTTGTAACTTAATGGTGGAGTTTAAGTATTTGAAACATATTAAAATTGGAACAATGGATGAATATAATCCTTGTGTAAaggaaaggcaagtttttctgAAAATGTTATAAACAGTATCATTTTACTTTGCAGTATTGGCAGATGTCCTCTCCTTATAACTGATGTTTCTTGGAGTTTGGAATATCAGATTAAGGTAATGTTTGGCATATTTTAGGGAAATGGTTTTGTGGGAAGTTTCCCTAATTTTAATTGAGGGCtgataaatgtgtttcttgttttAGACCAATCAGCTTCACAAACTGTATCGACCATCATATTTGGTGACCTTAAATGTTGAGGTATTGTTTGTAGTTATTACTTTTCCTATTTATGTAGACCAACGAAactgagagggtttttttttgttttaatcgctattttttcccttccccagaaTGAGAATTCTGGATCCCATCCAGATATTAGCTTTAATTGTACTATGGAGCAATTACAGGTATGGTATTTAAACTTATTGAGATAGtagatttgtaaaaaaaaaaaacacccaactaTTTTTCAGCtatcaaaaatcaaataagaatttggtgaacaGGTGGgagaccttttaaaaatataatttaaaaactgACTTCCCTTTAATTGTAGGCCTGGAAACtgccagtttgttttttttttaaactttgctaCAAAAATGGTCTGTCTCTATATTGCTTACTCTACTGCCCTTTCCCCCCCCATTTGCTTTCTATTCATAACTGAGATTTGGGtgacaaaggaaagcaaaataaaGTTGGATGCCTTATGCATTACTTCCAAAAATTCTTTTGCATCTGCATAaacttatttaaaactttttgtttgctgaagggaaaaggaatgaCAATGTTTTCTTAAAAACCAAGTGAAAACTGGGAAATGCAAGAGACACATTTCCCTGGTAGATGTATTCAAAGTCatgacagctttttttttccctgttactACTTAAGAAAATAAGGTTCATTAGTTGAAAATTTGATGCAATTGACAGTTTTTCAAAGACTTCTCATACTGAATTGCTCTTCCTGTAGCCATTCATTAGACCTTTATCTTTGTGGAAGATGTATGCATgaccatttgtttaaaaaaaaagatccttgagAAATCTCAGCTCGATGTGCCCTACCATTCTATTAACTGTAAAAGATTCTTACTAAAAACTTGTATTTCACTCCAAAAGCAGATAACCAATTTGAAGATGAACTCTTAGGGTAAAATGAAGCtgcctttaaaattatttaacgGGTGGTAATTTGTTAAATGTTAAGAGTACCATGAATTTCGGACTTCATTAGAAAGTGCTTTTCCCAGTTGATTTTTCCACCCTCCCATCTCCAATCATAAGTCTTTATGTTTATATTCTAAAACTATCACATTATATACACGTTTTAGGACTTAGTGGGAAAACTTAAAGATGCCGCTAAAAGCCTGGAAAGAGCAACTCAAATGTGATGGAAGGACGTTCACAATCTGCTAGGGTCAAGAGGAAGACCAGCGTTCCCCGGTCCTTCGGGCAAGCCATCCATCCCCCTCTGCAAGTCGAATCCCTTCCCTTTTAGTAGAATTTGTGTTCATTCCACCTTTTGAACATGTGAACCGTATTAAACCTGACTTTTTTACACCATGACAATAGAAGCGAAGGCTTACATACGCTGTATGTTTTTGAAGTGTTCTATTAATTATCCTGTCTTCatgcccctctcccttcctcgTTCTGATCTCCTTACTTTCGTCAAGTTATGTGTTCTAATAAATCGAGATATTCATGTTCACAAACCGAAGGCGAAGTTGGGGTTTAGCTTTTTCTTGTTTAGGatgcctcccctccctttccgATGAGGACACAGACGTTAATTAGTCCCTTTCTGCGGGGTTCAATgttaaataaaaggggaaggacGGAAGCCCCAGCAGAGACTGTACGCCCGGCTGTGcctacccccccaccccgagGAGGACTGGGGCACCTCAGTGCGGCTGCCCCCGATACCCGGGGTCTCTCTCCTCACCTACGACCCTCAGGGAGGGTAAAAGCACTGCAGAAGTCCTCGGGGTGGGGGCTAGCTCCAGAGGACCCTTCTCTCCCCGGGCTCTGTCTGCCAGAAGCCGCCCCACCCCGAGGTGCCCCTAGAGGCTTGGGGGGAGCGGCACTTGGCATCCCCCCTCAGCTTCCAATGGACGGGATCCAGAGCGGGAGATTTGACCGCGCGCCTCGGACCCCGCCCCCTCTCCGACCCCCGCCCGCGCAAGGGCCCCCCGCGAGGGAGCCCAGGTCTCGAGGGGAACGGTCGTCCTGCGCGTGCGCATCGGGCCAGGGGAAAATCAAAGGacgcccccacccccagtcccctCCCGGGTTCGGGAGTCTGATACCGGAGAGAAGGTGCTCTCGGGGCCGCTGGGTCCCcacgggccgggccgggccgcaGCCCGCGCCCCGGGAGGCGTGGCGGGGACCGGGCACTTTCCTTGGCGGGAGACAGTGTCTGCGGGCGCGCGGGGCCAAGACTACAGAGCAGCCCGCTAGTCGGGAAAGGACGCCCCGCGGCtctcgggggaggggggagaaggggccCGAGCGGGCTGCGCACCCCGCGCGGGTGGCGTGTGTGGCGCTGTGGAGAAATGTCTCCCGGCAGCAGCAGCCAGCGCCAGccagcgccgccgccgccgcgcactgtgagagggagggagggaggaagggggaggaggagggcgaGAGGTGCTGGAGAGGGGaaggcggggggagggggaggggaggaggagcgGGAGGGGGCGGCCGGGGGGGaggccggcggcggcggcggcggcggcggccgcggGGCCCCGACTACACCGACACTAATTCCCAGGCCGCCCTTAAGGAATGAGGGGAGCACGTGACCCGAGGGGGAGGGGGGGCCGCGGGGGAGGGGACGGGCGGACTCTGAGCCATTTTGGGGCCGGTGTCAGTTTCCACTCTCCCTTCAACGGTGCATTTTTTTTCCACCCTcctccccttgccccctcccccccagtcttcatccttcctcctcccgccccccccccccgcctgctcggctctacacacatacacacacacgcacacacacacgcacacacacacacacacacacacacacaccgcccCCCAGCCCGCCCGCTCCTCGCTGCACACCTCCCTCCCCAACAACtatgaaataataatcataataataaagggagagaaggggagagacaatGGGGATGTTGGAGCGGGAGCCCCGATCGGGATTAGAAACACCTCCCCACCCCGCAGAATAATCTAATCgtccccactcccatccctccctccctcccccgctcccCCCTCGGAGAGGAGCCGGAGCCcgagcaggagcaggaggagcagaaggaggaggaggaggaggaggaggaggaggaggaggaggaggaggagggaggaggaggaggaggatcagGGGGTTTGGGAACTAGCATGAGCTGAGcgagcagcggcggcggcggcggcagcagcagcagcggcagcagcagctcCTCTCTCCTCCGCTCGTTGCCCATTGACAGCAGCGTCTGCAGCTCGCTTCAAGATGGCCGCTTGGCTCACATTCATTTTCTGCTGAACGACTTTTAACTTTCATTGTCTTTTTCGGCCGCTCTGATCGTCCCTCGCCGGATCCTTTTCCCGGGTATGTATCCAGGGAGGCGCCTAGTGGACCGTGGGCGGGTGGCGGAGGGGGCTGCTCTGGGGTTTGGGGCCGGTTTGGGTGCCTGGAAGGGGAGCCGAGGtgcccccccttctctctttctcgcTCTCGCTCCCTCTCGCTCCCTCTCtcgctccctctctccctctccctctcccttccccagctcCGTATGGAGAAAGCTCTGACAGTCTGGGCTTcgaccacacatacacacacacgcacaccgagacccacacacatatacacacacatgcagaaGCACACACCGCCCGACACACAGACTCACAACCCtcaaccaccaccagcaccagccTCTCTACCTCAGTCGCCTCCACCTACTTCAGTTCAGAGACGCACGAAGATCCTCACATTTTAGTTCCTTTCTCCCCAGAGCTCCCCTCTAAAACCTCCCGATGCACATGGCCCCCGAGGAGAATATTTCTATTTccagcctttccagcttccctGGACGCAGCGCCCTTTGTTGAGAGACAGATTTTGATTAAACGGGGACCGGTTCCTGAAATCGGGAGCTGCCTGGGTCAAGTGGTTTCCCTCCTCTCCCAAAGAAATGTATTTTGAGGTGTTTAAACATCCACAGAATGTCCCCATATTATAGGGATGAAGTATGTGGGGGGCAGCGATCCCGCCAAGGTGGGTGTTAAGCTGGAAAGAGTTCAAACAAAAATGTTATTAACTTAAGTTGGACAAACACTTGTATGAAATTGGATGGCTTGTTAAGATGGCGGTTCCCAGTTGTTTCCAATGTCTCTTGCATTTGTGCTTTAAAATGGGAAAGTTTTTGCAGTGGTACTACCTGGGGGTCAGTTTTCAAAGAAGTTCTCTTTAAAAATCAGTTGGATTGTAATCACCgaaaaatggacagtttcagattTGGAGCTATTTTGGAGCGAAGATGGTGACTGGATGTTAGCATGTGTAGGGTtggtgttttttcccctccctcgaACTCCCCCCCAGCTACTTTTTCTTTCTAAACCTCAAAGTGGGGGTACATTTAGAACCACGTCTTGCTGAAGTCTAGTAGTGTTACAGTGTTTACTTGATACTTGTATAGGTCATAGGGTTATGTAGGATAGGAGCACTAGAAAGTTGATGGCAAATGTGTATGTAATCATTTGGCCTTGACAGCCTTATACTGAGATGCTTTCCCCAGCAATTTATGGTTAATAATTGGAAGAAAACCAGTTAAGAGAACCTGATCATTCTAATAGTCATAGAGAATTTTAGTGAGTTTAATGGTCATGGCTCAGCATTTGGAAACTAAGCACCTAACTCCACAAAGTTTGGAAAACTCTAAGGATATTTACACATCCAAGTGTGAACAGATCTTTTATAGGCTTTCAAGAGTGATTGTCTATATTGTAAATAGAGAACCCTTAAGACCAAAGAAGTTCTGCAAAGGTATGGCATTGTACTCTTCTTTACCAAGGTAGACTGTAGTTTTAATCACTTAAGGATCCCAGTATTTCCCCTATACTAGGTCATATAACGATGCACTAACAGTTGAGTTTATTTCAGATACAGTGACTGATTACTTTACCCAAGCACTTCAttttatgaacataattataaactTTTGTATATttgacttcatttttctcttctatttttactGCAGTGTGATCATGCCGGGTCAGATTCTGCACTTATTAAAAGTTTACTTAAAGCTGAATAAAACATTCCATTGTCGAATGGAATTTACAAATTCAGTTGTACATGTTCAACTAATTATTGCATCCAGCTTCTTGGTTGTATGTTAAACAACCAACCTGACAAAACTGTCCTAGGACTTCAGTTAACCCCTACTTTACACATACGTATTTAGAGCTACAAACTCCAGTGATGGAGTTCATTTGCATCTCTTAGGCTGCAAATAGCCAAGCTGATTGTTAACATAAGAACTTGcttctgttttccttcattttgacATAACTGGTGTCAGGCCTCTAACAAAACTGACAGCCCTAGCTGAGTGTGTTATAATGGCAAGTTTTTACCATTGTGTATTTTTACCATTGTAATTGTGGTGCACTTTTACTTGCTTAATTGACAGTTTCTGTGTTAGAACTGAGTTATTCACATGTTATCAACTTCTCTAGGACAGAGAAGCTATTCCTCAAGTCATGTTTAAGTTGTAAAAGGACCATACTCAAAGTCTTCATTAGTTTTCCTGCATTTTCAAAGGGGAGAGTAGGAAAAAGGAACTGCATTTTTAGATGACTTACAATGTAATGTTTAGCAGTATGACAACTATTATCTGATTTGAACCCAATCTCTTGGCAGATCTAGAGAGATTGTATGAATTTAAAGCCTGATTTAGTATTTTTCCAAAGATTTTGGTCTAGAACTTTACACTTGTGATACTATTTAAGCCAATCAGCAGAAGATGTCCCTCCACAGCTGTTTGATTGTTCAGTTTATGAATATTTGGGATTTAAGAGGAGTTGGTTATTTGTGAGCTATCTGAGAACTGTAGCCAGCTTTTCCCATTGGAATTACTTCATAAACTTAATGATTGATGGAAGAATCACTGTGATATATACTTTTACAAGGTGAAGTGTAGCCTCCTGGGCTTTAACTTTCTGGAGAAGAACAAGGCAAATGTATAAAGGGAATTTCGATTTGGAGGTCACTAAGGTGATCTTTGTATTCAAAAGATAGTGAAATGTATACCTTGCTTTACCACATAATTCTTTGAGATATAACCTAAATGTATATTCAGTGTGTTCAGTATGTTAAAGGTTTTCCTTTATATGTCTCGGAAGGGTAGTTGTGTAGTGGTAAATGAAGCTTTCTTATTTGCCACTCATTGGAAATTGTGATCACTTGAACAAAAGCCGCTTTGGCCCTTTATTATTAGTAGGTTGGCCATTAGTCATTGACATTACTTCGAGGTGTGTTGCATTGTGTTTCTCTGTTATGTAtccaaatctaaaaaaaaaaaaatactgttacaTCATGTCGTGGGTTTCACAAATGCACAAGTTCCTATTCAAGGAAACTTTCAAAATATGTGTCAGAAAGGTCAGGATACTGAGCCTATGTGCTCCATTTGGG
It encodes the following:
- the COMMD3 gene encoding LOW QUALITY PROTEIN: COMM domain-containing protein 3 (The sequence of the model RefSeq protein was modified relative to this genomic sequence to represent the inferred CDS: deleted 1 base in 1 codon), whose protein sequence is MELSEYVQRGCQMLADPGCFDLAAFALLLRAAFRSLLEARADEAVLDHPDLKHIDPMVLKHSHAAVATCILEAGKQKADKSTLSTCLEDCKFDRERIELFCTEYQKNKNSLEILLGSIGRCPLLITDVSWSLEYQIKTNQLHKLYRPSYLVTLNVENENSGSHPDISFNCTMEQLQDLVGKLKDAAKSLERATQM